A genomic region of Trifolium pratense cultivar HEN17-A07 linkage group LG3, ARS_RC_1.1, whole genome shotgun sequence contains the following coding sequences:
- the LOC123915240 gene encoding protein FAR1-RELATED SEQUENCE 5-like: MEHTDESVDVESRDLHSTKGTDTYDLESNADEDDSYSGSSGDESSETESSETGEDASDNIGAAVHSEVNFDSITSDEIRAMEFATVSEAYEFYYRYGKCKGFAIRKASSRIKELDGNKVTQMKQFVCNRHGLREKKHLTRLDRKVEHRRLSRTNCEARFRVQYRKQKDRYVVTAFVECHNHELTPARFVHLHPVYRKISEADKAQIDGLQTRGIRTCHIMGYMIAQKGGYASVGFTKKDLYNYFDKKMRECIKDGDVVASLNYLNVKSSTDPMLYAEYAVDNSNGRMRSLFWADGSSRSDYFCFGDVLAFDTTYRKNKYNYPLVVFSGCNHHSQTVIFGAALVADETTETYKWVLNCFLECMEGKQPKAVVTDGDGAMREAIKQIFPDATHRLCAWHLNKNAVENVKDNPEFLDGFQKAMYSNFTKDEFEEYWSELIKEIEVEQHPWVVKTYENRSLWATGYLRDQFFGRIRTTSQCEAVNAIIKTYVRTKGCIFEFMHNFDQVLRDYRNNELEADFKSKFTVPVLTTQLRVIESDAANTYTAEIFKEVKEQILKAGALIVKHKSDHGDTKIYTLTKFCNDTYERKVVFDGTTLQCSCPWYCRDGPRMPKLSI; the protein is encoded by the exons ATGGAACACACCGACGAATCTGTTGACGTTGAGTCCAGAGACCTTCATTCCACTAAAGGTACTGATACGTATGATTTAGAATCGAATGCCGACGAGGATGACAGTTATTCAGGATCCAGTGGGGATGAAAGTTCAGAGACTGAAAGTTCAGAGACTGGCGAAGATGCATCTGATAATATTGGAGCTGCAGTTCATAGTGAGGTAAATTTTGATTCAATTACTTCTGATGAGATTCGAGCCATGGAATTTGCTACTGTTAGTGAagcttatgaattttattaCCGGTATGGTAAATGTAAGGGTTTTGCTATTAGGAAAGCTTCTAGTAGGATAAAAGAGTTAGATGGTAATAAAGTAACACAAATGAAGCAGTTTGTTTGCAACAGACATGGTTTAAGAGAGAAGAAACATTTAACCAGGTTAGATAGGAAAGTAGAACATAGACGTTTGAGCCGTACAAATTGTGAAGCTAGGTTTCGTGTGCAATACAGAAAACAAAAGGATAGATATGTAGTTACTGCTTTCGTAGAGTGTCATAACCATGAATTAACCCCAGCTAGGTTTGTTCACCTGCACCCTGTTTATCGTAAAATATCTGAAGCAGATAAGGCTCAGATTGATGGTCTTCAAACACGTGGAATTAGAACTTGTCATATAATGGGGTACATGATTGCCCAGAAGGGTGGATATGCTAGTGTTGGATTTACAAAGAAAGATTTGtacaattattttgataaaaaaatgcgtGAGTGTATTAAAGATGGTGATGTTGTCGCTTCTTTAAATTATCTTAATGTAAAGTCGTCTACTGATCCCATGCTATATGCTGAGTATGCCGTCGACAATAGTAATGGACGAATGAGGTCTCTATTTTGGGCTGATGGCAGTAGCAGATCAGACTACTTTTGTTTTGGTGATGTGCTTGCCTTTGACACGACTTACCGGAAGAATAAATACAACTATCCATTGGTTGTATTTTCAGGGTGTAACCACCATTCTCAGACAGTAATTTTTGGTGCTGCATTGGTAGCAGATGAAACGACGGAGACGTACAAGTGggtgttgaattgttttttagAGTGCATGGAAGGTAAACAACCAAAAGCAGTGGTAACAGATGGAGATGGGGCAATGAGGGAGGCCATAAAACAGATTTTTCCTGATGCCACCCACAGGTTATGTGCTTGGCATTTGAATAAGAATGCAGTTGAGAATGTGAAAGATAATCCAGAATTTTTGGACGGTTTTCAAAAAGCCATGTACTCAAATTTCACAAAGGATGAATTTGAAGAGTATTGGTCAGAGCTAATTAAAGAAATTGAAGTGGAACAACATCCATGGGTTGTCAAAACTTATGAGAATAGGTCACTATGGGCAACTGGATATCTACGTGATCAGTTTTTTGGACGTATAAGGACTACGTCTCAATGTGAAGCTGTTAATGCAATAATAAAGACTTATGTCAGGACGAAAGGCTGCATTTTTGAATtcatgcataattttgatcagGTTTTGAGAGATTACAGAAATAATGAATTGGAAGCTGATTTTAAGTCAAAGTTTACGGTACCTGTGTTGACAACTCAACTGCGTGTGATTGAGAGTGATGCCGCCAATACTTATACTGCGGAGATTTTCAAAGAAGTTAAAGAGCAAATTCTGAAGGCTGGTGCATTGATAGTTAAGCATAAAAGTGATCACGGGGATACAAAGATTTATACATTAACAAAATTTTGTAACGATACATATGAAAGGAAAGTTGTATTTGATGGTACCACATTGCAATGTTCGT GCCCTTGGTATTGTCGCGATGGACCAAGGATGCCAAAATTGAGTATTTGA